Proteins from a genomic interval of Zingiber officinale cultivar Zhangliang chromosome 2A, Zo_v1.1, whole genome shotgun sequence:
- the LOC122042682 gene encoding 2-methylpropanoate--CoA ligase CCL4-like yields the protein MDQLAPTSANSSPLTPLGFLERTAAVYGDRRSVVYNRTVYTWSDTHRRCLRLASALSSLGISRGDVVSVLSPNVPAMYEMHFGVPMSGAVLNTVNLRLDARTISILLRHSESKLVFVDVASVPLLDEAFRLFPATVPCPRVVVIEDAYEELPPAPSSALTYEKLIEMGDPEFRWVGPQSEWDPMVLNYTSGTTSSPKGVVHCHRGLFLVVLSSLIDWSVPLNPTYLWTLPMFHANGWSFPWGVAAAGGTNICLRRFDAAAVYAAIETHRVTHLCGAPVVLNMIANATDSARRPLPGPVHILTAGAPPPAAVLHRTEAIGFTVSHGYGLTETAGLVVSCAWKGGPWDRLPASERARLKARQGVRTLPMAAVDVIDDATGQSVNRDGETMGEVVLRGGCLMLGYLKDPETTAKAMRADGWFYTGDVGVMHADGYLEIKDRSKDVIISGGENLSSVEVESILYGHPAVNEAAVVARPDDFWGETPCAFVSLKEGAAVASPPPTEAELIAWCRERMPRYMVPKTVVFTADLPKTSTGKIQKFVLREMAKKMGAASSARPSRM from the exons ATGGATCAGTTGGCCCCGACCTCCGCCAACAGCAGCCCTCTGACGCCCCTCGGCTTCCTCGAGCGCACCGCTGCCGTCTACGGCGACCGCCGCTCCGTCGTCTACAACCGCACCGTCTACACCTGGTCGGACACGCACCGCCGCTGCCTCCGCCTGGCATCCGCCCTGAGCTCCCTCGGCATCTCCCGCGGCGATGTG GTGTCTGTGCTCTCGCCCAACGTTCCGGCGATGTACGAGATGCACTTTGGAGTGCCGATGAGCGGCGCCGTGCTCAACACCGTCAACCTCCGGCTCGACGCCCGCACCATCTCCATCCTCCTTCGCCACAGCGAATCCAAGCTCGTCTTTGTCGACGTGGCGTCCGTTCCCCTTCTCGATGAGGCCTTCCGCCTCTTCCCCGCCACCGTTCCCTGCCCTCGCGTAGTCGTCATCGAGGACGCCTACGAGGAACTGCCGCCGGCTCCGAGCTCCGCACTCACCTACGAAAAGCTCATCGAGATGGGGGACCCGGAGTTCCGGTGGGTTGGACCACAGAGCGAGTGGGATCCGATGGTCCTCAACTACACCTCCGGCACCACATCCTCCCCCAAGGGCGTCGTCCACTGCCACCGCGGTCTCTTCCTTGTCGTTCTCAGCTCCCTCATCGATTGGTCCGTTCCCCTAAATCCCACCTACCTGTGGACCCTCCCCATGTTCCACGCCAACGGCTGGAGCTTCCCCTGGGGAGTCGCCGCCGCCGGCGGTACAAACATCTGCCTCCGCCGTTTCGACGCCGCCGCCGTCTACGCCGCCATCGAGACGCACCGCGTGACCCACCTCTGCGGCGCGCCCGTGGTTCTCAACATGATAGCCAACGCCACCGATTCCGCCCGCCGCCCACTACCGGGTCCAGTCCACATCCTCACCGCCGGGGCGCCGCCGCCAGCGGCGGTGCTGCACCGCACCGAGGCCATCGGCTTCACGGTCAGCCACGGGTACGGCCTCACCGAGACCGCGGGGCTGGTGGTGTCCTGCGCGTGGAAGGGTGGGCCGTGGGACCGCCTCCCGGCGTCGGAGCGCGCGCGGCTCAAAGCCCGGCAGGGCGTGCGCACGCTCCCTATGGCAGCCGTCGACGTCATCGACGACGCCACGGGGCAGAGCGTGAACAGGGACGGGGAGACCATGGGCGAGGTCGTGCTCCGCGGCGGCTGCCTTATGCTTGGCTACCTCAAGGACCCAGAGACCACGGCAAAGGCTATGCGCGCCGACGGGTGGTTCTACACCGGCGACGTCGGGGTGATGCACGCCGACGGCTATCTGGAGATCAAGGACCGGTCAAAGGACGTGATCATCAGCGGCGGAGAGAACCTGAGCAGCGTCGAGGTGGAGTCCATCCTCTACGGCCACCCAGCGGTGAACGAGGCGGCGGTGGTGGCGCGGCCGGACGACTTCTGGGGCGAGACGCCATGTGCGTTCGTGAGCCTGAAGGAAGGGGCAGCCGTCGCGTCGCCACCGCCCACGGAGGCGGAGCTCATCGCTTGGTGCCGTGAGAGGATGCCGCGGTACATGGTCCCGAAGACGGTGGTGTTCACGGCAGACCTGCCGAAGACGTCCACAGGGAAGATCCAGAAGTTCGTACTCCGGGAGATGGCCAAGAAGATGGGCGCCGCCTCGTCGGCTCGGCCGAGCCGCATGTAG
- the LOC122044131 gene encoding pentatricopeptide repeat-containing protein At2g22410, mitochondrial-like yields the protein MMNCRALSQCFPWLDACSKASHLDQIHAQVIAKGLSGDKRTSSVILHVCHKLLRSQSASRSKESGTSFGLYKQLLQCGATPSGVTFSLVLKACSHLKAPGLVMGIHAQSLALGFRYDSLVLNSLIHGYVACELVGTAHEVFDELPDRDCIAWTELINGYARSGCAEAVLDLFLRMMESDVRPDEFSIVAVCTAFSQFGSASLARMAEGLACKLGAMENSYVVNALIDMHGKCGSVSDAWELFDGLPHKDVVSYNSMVAGFARNGDMETAKTLFNRIPNKNEVSWSSLINGYLQNDCFREVLNAYTEMIDDGRVVPNAAAITCTVAACAHLGALDLGRKIHMNLDETKLCVDIVLSTALVDMYAKCGCISAACALFGRIVQKSEVSWNVMIMGLAIHGQAAECLELFSEMLKAGMKPTSTTFTGVLSACAHVGWLEVGKHYFEKMIKLYRISPSPEHLCCMVHLLGRAGLIYEAFQLVRDSPHDPDAATWGALLSSCRRHGYVELGDVIARKILELEPYHSGAFVQLSSMFASASKWREVQEIRKIMKERGVQNRCGWSWFELDGTVHEFVIGVNSHPRIIDIYRVLQAIDHHMNG from the coding sequence ATGATGAATTGCAGGGCATTGAGCCAGTGCTTCCCCTGGCTCGACGCCTGCTCCAAAGCGTCCCATCTCGACCAAATCCACGCCCAGGTCATCGCCAAAGGGCTCTCCGGAGACAAGCGCACCTCAAGCGTGATCCTCCATGTTTGCCACAAGCTTCTCCGATCGCAGTCCGCTTCTAGATCCAAGGAAAGCGGCACCAGTTTTGGCCTTTACAAGCAACTGCTGCAATGCGGTGCCACGCCCAGCGGCGTCACCTTCTCTCTCGTTCTGAAAGCGTGTTCGCACCTCAAAGCTCCGGGCTTGGTGATGGGAATCCACGCGCAGTCTCTCGCACTCGGTTTTCGATATGATTCGCTTGTGCTCAACTCGTTGATCCATGGGTACGTTGCCTGTGAGCTTGTAGGAACCGCTCATGAAGTGTTCGATGAATTGCCTGACAGAGATTGCATTGCTTGGACCGAACTCATCAATGGTTACGCTCGCAGCGGCTGTGCTGAGGCAGTATTGGACTTGTTCTTGCGAATGATGGAATCAGATGTGAGGCCTGATGAGTTCAGCATCGTTGCTGTATGCACTGCTTTTTCGCAGTTTGGCAGCGCAAGTTTAGCGAGGATGGCAGAGGGATTAGCTTGCAAGCTCGGGGCCATGGAAAACTCTTACGTGGTTAATGCGTTAATCGACATGCACGGCAAGTGTGGGAGCGTTAGCGATGCTTGGGAACTGTTCGACGGATTGCCGCACAAAGATGTAGTATCATATAACTCCATGGTTGCTGGATTTGCAAGGAACGGCGACATGGAGACGGCAAAGACGCTTTTCAATCGAATACCGAACAAGAACGAAGTGTCCTGGAGCTCGCTAATTAATGGGTATCTGCAGAACGACTGCTTCAGGGAGGTTTTGAATGCGTATACTGAGATGATCGACGACGGCCGTGTAGTGCCAAATGCAGCTGCAATCACCTGCACGGTTGCGGCTTGTGCTCATCTCGGTGCTCTCGATTTGGGGCGAAAAATTCACATGAACTTGGACGAGACTAAGCTTTGTGTTGATATTGTTCTGAGCACTGCACTGGTAGATATGTATGCCAAGTGCGGTTGTATCAGTGCTGCTTGTGCTTTGTTTGGTAGGATTGTGCAAAAGAGTGAGGTCTCTTGGAATGTGATGATCATGGGATTGGCCATTCATGGGCAAGCAGCTGAGTGCCTGGAGCTCTTCTCCGAGATGTTGAAGGCAGGCATGAAACCGACTAGCACGACATTCACCGGGGTTCTATCGGCTTGTGCACATGTTGGATGGTTAGAAGTAGGGAAACACTACTTCGAAAAGATGATCAAGTTGTATCGAATAAGTCCTAGTCCCGAGCATCTGTGTTGCATGGTGCACTTGTTGGGCAGGGCAGGGCTCATATACGAGGCATTTCAGCTTGTAAGGGACTCCCCTCACGATCCCGACGCGGCCACTTGGGGCGCCCTGTTGAGCTCTTGTAGACGACATGGCTATGTCGAACTTGGAGATGTCATTGCTCGAAAGATACTGGAGTTGGAACCTTATCACAGCGGAGCGTTCGTGCAGCTATCGAGCATGTTTGCCTCTGCTAGTAAGTGGAGGGAAGTGCAGGAGATTCGAAAGATCATGAAAGAAAGAGGAGTTCAAAATCGATGCGGATGGAGTTGGTTCGAGCTGGATGGAACTGTACATGAATTTGTTATAGGAGTGAATTCACATCCTAGAATAATCGACATTTATCGTGTGCTACAGGCAATAGATCATCACATGAACGGGTAA
- the LOC122042683 gene encoding chaperone protein dnaJ C76, chloroplastic-like — translation MASVPLSHANLLPPPSKASKKNYYEGNLSNRSRTRHRAAASCSSTNVSWASELDLYELLGVKSSSDQAEIKKAYRALQKRCHPDIAGPAGHDMAILLNDVYSVLSDPVARYGYDKEQAKISEFQGYTGKPIYSTWFGSENEQRAVFVDELKCVGCLKCALFAKKTFAVESAFGRARVVAQWADPEDKILDAIRTCPVDCISIVERSNLAALEFLMSKQPRGTVRISGARASNIFAAVTKFQNRFREIQERTSTKQSKDSDLRRESRFSAFQGIRSISSKWWYWRPPGAETSEEETSIVLSSANSTITDVERLRKAAARYKNKTIERLQGEDSTTSERSDEYWKPMTFLPPPSGPETPNSTWKPPSDAVFEEEEEEEEGTAEGGGNTVDLRTPLVMAAISAASVGFRGREVVETQGGGVLQEHIAGSMALEVVNSFELQIALAGATWFLIGMGVHLMVDAIVNKKGFRR, via the exons atggccTCTGTTCCACTATCTCACgcaaatcttcttcctcctccatcgAAGGCGAGCAAGAAGAATTACTACGAGGGCAATCTGTCGAACAGGTCGCGGACAAGACACAGAGCAGCTGCCTCTTGTTCTTCGACGAATGTTTCTTGGGCGAGTGAGTTGGACCTGTACGAGCTTCTCGGGGTGAAGAGCTCGTCGGACCAGGCGGAGATAAAGAAGGCGTACCGAGCGCTCCAGAAGCGGTGCCACCCGGACATCGCCGGACCGGCCGGCCACGACATGGCCATCCTCCTCAACGATGTCTACTCTGTCCTCTCCGACCCCGTGGCTCGCTATGGCTACGACAAG GAGCAAGCGAAAATCTCAGAGTTCCAGGGCTACACCGGGAAGCCAATTTACTCGACTTGGTTTGGGTCTGAGAACGAGCAGCGCGCCGTCTTCGTGGACGAGCTCAAGTGCGTCGGCTGCTTGAAATGCGCGCTGTTCGCCAAGAAGACCTTCGCCGTCGAGTCGGCGTTCGGACGAGCTCGAGTGGTGGCGCAGTGGGCAGATCCCGAAGACAAGATCCTCGACGCCATCCGGACCTGCCCTGTCGATTGCATATC GATCGTTGAGAGATCGAACCTCGCAGCTCTGGAATTCCTGATGTCGAAGCAGCCCAGAGGAACAGTGAGGATATCAGGCGCAAGAGCTTCCAACATTTTTGCTGCGGTGACCAAATTCCAGAACAGATTCCGAGAAATCCAGGAAAGAACATCCACGAAACAGTCAAAG GATTCGGATCTACGAAGAGAATCCAGGTTTTCGGCCTTTCAAGGGATACGATCGATCTCTTCGAAGTGGTGGTACTGGCGACCTCCTGGTGCAGAAACATCCGAGGAAGAGACCTCCATAGTCCTCAGCTCTGCCAACTCCACAATCACCGACGTAGAAAGACTTCGAAAAGCTGCTGCGAGGTACAAGAACAAGACAATCGAGCGACTCCAGGGAGAGGATTCAACTACCTCAGAACGCAGCGATGAGTACTGGAAACCCATGACCTTTCTCCCGCCGCCAAGTGGCCCCGAAACGCCAAATTCAACCTGGAAGCCACCGTCCGATGCAGTcttcgaggaggaggaggaggaggaggagggcacTGCTGAGGGTGGTGGAAACACAGTCGATCTTAGGACACCGTTGGTGATGGCAGCGATCTCTGCGGCATCTGTAGGATTCAGAGGAAGAGAGGTGGTGGAAACGCAGGGCGGTGGTGTGCTTCAAGAACACATAGCCGGTAGCATGGCCTTGGAGGTTGTTAATAGCTTTGAGTTGCAGATTGCGTTGGCCGGAGCAACTTGGTTTCTCATCGGAATGGGAGTTCATCTGATGGTCGATGCTATCGTAAACAAAAAGGGATTTAGAAGATGA